Proteins co-encoded in one Jeotgalibacillus malaysiensis genomic window:
- a CDS encoding HxlR family transcriptional regulator has product MAAMSLCPKFEQAFQILGKRWNGVIIRVLADGPKRFSEIAEPIPHISNKILTERLKELEEHGLVIREVYPETPVRIEYTLSDKGESLTPILDEIQHWADQWMAK; this is encoded by the coding sequence ATGGCTGCGATGTCACTATGTCCGAAGTTCGAGCAGGCTTTTCAAATTCTGGGCAAGCGGTGGAACGGCGTCATTATTCGCGTACTTGCTGATGGACCAAAACGTTTTTCGGAAATTGCAGAGCCGATCCCTCATATCAGCAATAAAATTTTAACTGAACGACTGAAAGAACTGGAAGAGCACGGTCTCGTTATACGTGAAGTATATCCGGAAACGCCAGTTCGGATTGAATATACATTGTCTGATAAGGGTGAATCGCTTACGCCTATTTTAGATGAAATCCAGCACTGGGCTGACCAGTGGATGGCTAAATAG
- a CDS encoding 2-dehydropantoate 2-reductase, producing MNILIAGAGGIGGYFGGRLMEKGQEVTFLVRDKRKHQLEKTGLVIESPHGNYTGKPSLITKNEPTQPFDAIVITTKAYHLEEVIKDIQPFADESTLILPLLNGIAHMDPLIETFGDNVIGGLCFIETTLNEEGHVIQTSPIHDLVYGERDGSQSERISALKDAFEGANANFTLSEKIMQDMWHKYSFITAMSGITTLMRSPVGPTVHIPAAKHTLERLLNEISAVMKAIDAPIADGLPEMQMAKMQEMKEEMKSSMLRDMEKGLETETSHLQGWLLEKGAEKGIDTPILEAAFAHVKIYESLQS from the coding sequence ATGAATATTCTAATTGCAGGCGCCGGAGGGATTGGCGGCTATTTTGGTGGCAGACTGATGGAAAAAGGACAGGAAGTCACTTTCCTGGTACGTGACAAAAGAAAGCATCAGCTTGAGAAAACAGGTCTGGTCATTGAAAGTCCCCATGGGAACTATACCGGAAAGCCGTCATTGATTACAAAAAATGAACCAACGCAGCCTTTTGATGCGATTGTGATTACGACAAAAGCTTATCATCTTGAAGAAGTAATTAAAGACATTCAGCCCTTCGCTGATGAATCAACGCTGATTCTGCCTTTATTAAACGGGATCGCTCACATGGATCCACTGATTGAGACTTTTGGTGACAATGTCATTGGGGGTCTGTGCTTTATTGAAACAACACTGAATGAAGAAGGGCATGTCATTCAGACAAGCCCGATACATGACCTTGTCTATGGCGAACGGGATGGCAGTCAATCTGAGCGGATTTCAGCATTAAAAGATGCTTTTGAGGGGGCAAATGCCAACTTTACACTGAGCGAAAAAATTATGCAGGATATGTGGCACAAGTATTCATTTATTACCGCAATGTCCGGCATTACGACGTTAATGAGATCACCAGTCGGTCCAACTGTACATATTCCGGCTGCAAAGCATACGTTAGAAAGGTTATTAAATGAAATTTCTGCTGTGATGAAAGCGATTGATGCACCAATTGCCGATGGTCTTCCGGAGATGCAGATGGCAAAAATGCAGGAAATGAAGGAAGAAATGAAATCCTCCATGCTCCGCGATATGGAAAAAGGGCTGGAGACAGAAACCTCTCACCTTCAGGGCTGGCTGCTGGAAAAAGGAGCAGAGAAAGGAATTGACACACCGATTCTCGAGGCAGCCTTTGCACATGTAAAGATCTATGAGTCTTTGCAATCCTGA